The following proteins are co-located in the Phragmites australis chromosome 10, lpPhrAust1.1, whole genome shotgun sequence genome:
- the LOC133930549 gene encoding uncharacterized protein LOC133930549, protein MIVGLRGMFENQARAERYNTSKSLFACRLTEGSPVSPHVIKMIGYIESLEKLGFPLSPELATDVILQSLPASFEPFILNFHMNSMEKSMAELHGMLKTAEESIKKSSSHVMMVQKDSKKRKRKDKAKTLDEISSSKPKPVGKPKAGPAASDTCHHCHKTGHWRRNCKLYLEELKKKKGSKTSSSGTEKD, encoded by the exons atgattgtgggactccgaggcatgtttgagaaccaagctcgggccgagaggtacaacacctcaaagtccttgtttgcgtgcaggttaacagaaggcagtccagtcagtcctcatgtgatcaaaatgattggttacattgaaagcctggaaaaacttggttttccccttagccctgagttggctacggatgtaattctccagtcgctccctgcgagcttcgagccattcattttgaactttcatatgaacagcatggagaaaagcatggctgaattgcatgggatgctaaaaactgctgaggaaagcattaagaagagctctagtcatgtgatgatggttcaaaaggatagcaagaagagaaagcgcaaggacaaggctaaaactttggatgagatctcgagttctaagcctaaacctgttggaaagcccaaggctggccctgccgcttctgacacttgccaccactgccataagactggtcattggcggaggaactgcaaattgtacttggaagaactcaaaaagaagaagggaagtaagacttcatcttcag ggactgaaaaggactag